Proteins encoded by one window of Paenibacillus urinalis:
- a CDS encoding VOC family protein has translation MKHTIVPYFMVLSASQFIDFTKSVFQSEVVKVNKHEETGGIIHAEMKIGESLIYFADTSHDGSCGPGVCGELKNDGLIPIQMYIYVDNVADTYEKAIAAGAASVMEVMEDEVGGCMAGFVDPFQNLWWLQSKK, from the coding sequence ATGAAACATACGATCGTACCCTATTTCATGGTGCTGAGTGCATCCCAATTTATTGATTTTACCAAGTCTGTTTTTCAGTCCGAGGTCGTGAAGGTTAATAAGCATGAAGAAACAGGAGGAATTATTCATGCAGAAATGAAAATCGGTGAGAGCCTCATTTACTTTGCCGATACTTCACATGATGGCAGCTGCGGTCCAGGCGTATGCGGTGAGTTAAAAAATGACGGATTAATTCCAATTCAAATGTATATATATGTGGATAACGTAGCAGATACTTACGAGAAAGCAATCGCAGCTGGTGCAGCATCAGTGATGGAAGTGATGGAAGATGAAGTTGGCGGCTGCATGGCAGGGTTTGTCGATCCATTTCAAAACTTATGGTGGCTTCAATCGAAAAAGTAA
- the cysI gene encoding assimilatory sulfite reductase (NADPH) hemoprotein subunit yields the protein MALNELYPPQNAPHSDVEDIKRRSNYLRGSLVETLKDPITGSIPEDDNRLMKHHGSYMQDDRDLRNERAKQKLEPAYQFMLRVRAAGGVVTPDQWLMMDRISHKYGNGTIRLTTRQSFQLHGVLKWNLKSTIREVNDALLSTLAACGDVNRNVMCNPNPYQSEVHEEVYAWASKVSDHLDPRTRAYHEIWLDEEKIIDSRDNDAEQEPIYGAVYLPRKFKIGIAVPPSNDVDVFSQDLGYIAIVEDGKLKGFNVTAGGGMGMSYGDTKTYPQVGKLIGFCTPEQMVDVAEKIVTIQRDYGDRAVRKHARFKYTVDDRGLDWLKNELTTRLGYALEPARPFHFDHNGDRYGWVEGSNGKWHFTLFIQNGRIVDLDGYPLMTGLREIAKVHKGDFRLTANQNLIIGNVGPKSKKKIEKLIAEYGLTDGLHYSALRRNSMACVALPTCGLAMAESERYLPTLMEKIECILESNGLREKEIVIRMTGCPNGCARPMLAELSFIGKAPGKYNMYLGGAFNGSRLNKLYKENIGEKEILESLDEIIARYAKEREDGEHFGDFVIRAGYVEAVYDGMRFHA from the coding sequence ATGGCACTAAATGAATTGTACCCGCCACAAAATGCACCCCACAGCGATGTAGAGGATATAAAACGTCGAAGCAATTATTTAAGAGGCAGTCTTGTTGAAACATTAAAAGATCCAATTACAGGTTCTATTCCAGAAGATGATAATCGTCTGATGAAGCATCACGGCAGCTACATGCAGGATGATCGTGATCTTCGCAACGAGCGTGCCAAGCAGAAGCTGGAGCCAGCCTACCAGTTCATGCTGCGCGTACGCGCTGCTGGCGGTGTGGTGACACCGGATCAATGGCTGATGATGGATCGGATCTCTCATAAATACGGAAACGGTACAATCCGGCTGACAACACGTCAGTCCTTCCAGCTTCACGGTGTACTGAAATGGAATCTGAAGAGCACGATCCGCGAAGTAAACGATGCACTGCTAAGCACACTTGCTGCATGCGGAGATGTTAACCGGAACGTGATGTGCAACCCAAATCCTTACCAATCCGAAGTGCATGAAGAAGTGTATGCTTGGGCTAGTAAGGTTAGTGATCATCTCGATCCCCGCACAAGAGCGTATCATGAGATCTGGCTTGATGAAGAGAAGATCATTGACAGCCGTGATAATGATGCAGAGCAGGAGCCTATCTATGGTGCGGTATATCTGCCGCGTAAATTCAAGATCGGTATTGCAGTACCTCCATCGAATGATGTCGATGTATTCTCCCAGGATCTCGGATATATCGCGATCGTGGAGGATGGCAAGCTGAAAGGGTTCAATGTGACCGCAGGCGGCGGTATGGGGATGTCATATGGAGATACCAAAACATATCCTCAGGTCGGCAAGTTAATCGGCTTCTGTACTCCAGAGCAGATGGTAGATGTAGCTGAGAAGATTGTGACGATTCAGCGTGATTACGGTGATCGTGCCGTTCGTAAGCACGCACGCTTCAAATATACGGTAGATGATCGGGGTCTGGATTGGCTGAAGAATGAATTGACCACTCGTCTTGGTTATGCCTTGGAGCCTGCGCGTCCTTTTCATTTCGATCATAATGGTGACCGTTATGGCTGGGTGGAAGGCAGTAATGGCAAATGGCACTTCACCCTGTTTATCCAGAACGGACGAATTGTCGATCTAGATGGTTATCCGCTGATGACAGGTCTTCGTGAAATTGCCAAGGTTCACAAAGGCGATTTCCGCCTCACGGCGAATCAGAACTTGATTATTGGGAACGTCGGACCGAAGAGCAAGAAGAAGATTGAGAAGCTGATCGCTGAATACGGCTTGACGGATGGGCTTCATTATTCAGCGCTTCGTAGAAACTCCATGGCATGTGTTGCGCTTCCTACTTGTGGACTTGCGATGGCCGAATCCGAACGTTACCTTCCTACACTTATGGAAAAAATCGAGTGTATTCTGGAAAGTAACGGACTTCGTGAGAAGGAGATTGTAATCCGCATGACAGGCTGCCCTAACGGATGTGCCCGCCCGATGCTGGCTGAGCTATCCTTCATCGGCAAAGCACCCGGTAAATACAATATGTATTTGGGCGGCGCATTTAACGGTTCACGCCTCAATAAGCTCTACAAAGAGAATATTGGGGAAAAAGAAATATTGGAGTCGCTTGATGAGATCATCGCAAGATATGCTAAAGAGCGTGAGGATGGAGAGCATTTTGGTGATTTTGTCATCCGTGCTGGATACGTGGAAGCTGTATATGACGGTATGAGATTTCACGCGTAA
- a CDS encoding DNA alkylation repair protein, which produces MAEPLKKIYNPTFLMEFGQTIQAADPSFPAEAFVDKVMNEHWEELALKARIRHITNVLGTLLPERYEHAIDILLEVNRHCSGFPYLILPDYVEVFGQADEHFELSMRALEAFTQHSSAEFAVRPFIIQHPKRMMKQMRSWSTSENEHVRRLASEGCRPRLPWGQALTEFKRDPAPILPILTQLKTDPSLYVRKSVANNLNDIAKDHPELVLQIAKEWMGQNPHTDWIVRHACRSLIRSAEPEVMALFGYTSASETTPLAMEAAVSVVPVTINIGENTTLRYELLVRTGPPVRIRIEYGIDFVKAGSKVSRKKFLLSDKTVEGGSRLSGSRTHRWADLSTRRHYPGLHRIVLLLNGQEIAYTELQLQNAIEGPALSNL; this is translated from the coding sequence ATGGCAGAACCGTTGAAAAAAATATATAATCCAACCTTTCTAATGGAGTTCGGACAAACGATACAAGCTGCTGATCCTTCCTTTCCGGCTGAAGCTTTCGTAGATAAAGTCATGAATGAGCATTGGGAGGAGCTTGCTCTGAAAGCTCGGATTCGTCATATTACTAACGTGCTTGGAACTTTATTGCCTGAACGATATGAACATGCAATAGATATTTTACTTGAAGTGAACCGGCATTGCTCTGGTTTCCCTTATCTGATTCTACCAGATTATGTCGAGGTATTCGGTCAAGCCGATGAGCATTTTGAGCTGTCCATGCGAGCACTTGAGGCATTTACGCAGCATTCTTCTGCTGAGTTTGCGGTAAGACCGTTTATTATTCAGCATCCTAAACGGATGATGAAGCAAATGCGATCCTGGTCTACAAGTGAGAATGAGCATGTACGGCGGCTCGCAAGTGAAGGTTGCAGACCAAGACTGCCGTGGGGACAAGCATTGACAGAATTTAAGCGTGATCCCGCTCCAATCCTGCCTATACTGACTCAATTGAAGACGGATCCATCCTTATATGTTCGTAAAAGTGTGGCCAACAATCTGAATGACATTGCGAAGGATCACCCAGAGCTGGTTCTACAGATTGCCAAGGAATGGATGGGACAGAATCCGCATACGGATTGGATTGTCAGACATGCCTGCAGAAGCTTAATTCGCTCAGCCGAACCGGAAGTGATGGCCCTGTTCGGATACACTTCAGCCTCAGAGACAACGCCGCTAGCTATGGAGGCAGCCGTGTCGGTAGTTCCTGTCACGATAAATATTGGAGAGAATACAACACTCAGGTACGAGCTGCTTGTTCGCACAGGTCCCCCTGTTCGTATTCGAATCGAATACGGTATTGATTTTGTTAAGGCTGGAAGCAAGGTTTCCCGCAAAAAATTTCTGTTATCGGACAAAACAGTAGAAGGAGGTTCCCGGCTTAGCGGCTCAAGGACCCATCGCTGGGCAGATTTGAGCACACGCCGCCATTACCCCGGCCTTCACCGTATTGTACTGCTCTTGAACGGTCAGGAAATTGCGTATACGGAATTACAGCTTCAAAATGCCATAGAGGGACCAGCTTTAAGCAATTTATAA
- a CDS encoding cache domain-containing sensor histidine kinase: MRKLAERVLQSLHSIVVQLFLLFFIGMAIPVIIMGYLSYEKSASIVEEQVSKVASLTITQLSDKLNMFFKKIDDSSMMLLNSKIIHGILEDQESGLYESTAKVKEGKDLLTSIMINSPEILDIYIFDIKKRNSVLSADSFMSIPNHEQSEWFKQIFQANGASVWFGLSEESYLKQAGMGFPIFGFGRAIRSWETGEITGILFFEMMGNVLISELDKVQFGDSGYVVITNDEHQYFYHPDKTLYGQISDLELPAQMRQFHSGNKSTLMIPEKMNNGWYVHGIVPLEELTADSASIRKFTVWIILCALLFAIGMGYFVTLKIGNPLVKLSRLMRKGEEGNLSVRSPDVGSNEIGQLGKSFNKMIEQIDILIQQIAREEREKKLAEIRALRYQINPHFLYNTLNSIRWLARLNRTTEVDHTITTLVQLLEGSLARDGVFIRLGEELDLLTKYMIIQNYRYDYEIQLDISCPDELREIPLPRMLLQPIVENAIFHGIAPKDSGGRIEIKVALNEKDLTILIRDDGVGMSSDRLEELLNRDRERFNQGMMNIGVRHVHQTIQLYYGDNYGVQMRSGIGAGTEVKITLSSQGGDLDVQGAVG, encoded by the coding sequence ATGAGGAAGCTTGCCGAGAGAGTCCTTCAATCACTGCATTCCATCGTTGTTCAATTGTTTTTGCTCTTTTTTATCGGTATGGCCATACCGGTAATCATCATGGGATACCTGTCATATGAAAAATCAGCCTCCATTGTAGAGGAGCAGGTAAGCAAGGTAGCGTCTCTTACGATAACGCAGCTGAGTGACAAATTGAATATGTTCTTCAAGAAAATCGACGATTCCTCCATGATGCTTCTCAACAGCAAAATTATCCACGGCATATTGGAGGATCAGGAATCCGGATTATACGAGAGCACCGCTAAGGTGAAAGAGGGAAAAGATTTGCTGACCTCCATTATGATCAACTCGCCTGAGATTCTGGATATTTATATTTTTGATATCAAAAAGCGGAATTCTGTGCTCAGCGCCGACTCCTTTATGTCGATTCCCAACCATGAGCAATCCGAGTGGTTTAAGCAGATTTTTCAGGCTAATGGAGCCTCTGTCTGGTTTGGTTTATCGGAGGAATCGTACCTCAAACAGGCGGGTATGGGCTTTCCTATATTCGGATTTGGCCGGGCTATTCGCAGCTGGGAAACAGGTGAAATAACCGGAATTTTATTTTTTGAAATGATGGGCAATGTGCTGATTTCGGAGCTCGACAAGGTCCAGTTTGGTGACAGCGGTTATGTGGTCATCACGAATGATGAGCATCAGTATTTTTATCATCCGGACAAGACACTCTACGGGCAAATCAGTGATCTGGAGCTCCCCGCTCAAATGAGGCAGTTTCACAGTGGAAATAAGAGCACTCTCATGATTCCTGAAAAAATGAACAACGGCTGGTATGTTCACGGCATTGTACCGCTGGAAGAACTGACAGCTGATTCCGCAAGTATTCGAAAATTCACAGTATGGATTATACTCTGTGCTCTTCTGTTTGCAATAGGAATGGGTTATTTTGTCACCTTAAAAATAGGAAATCCGCTGGTGAAGCTGAGCCGTTTGATGCGAAAAGGAGAAGAGGGCAATCTTAGTGTGCGAAGTCCGGATGTAGGAAGCAATGAAATTGGACAGCTTGGCAAGAGCTTTAACAAAATGATTGAACAGATCGATATCCTCATTCAACAAATCGCAAGAGAGGAGCGAGAGAAGAAACTGGCGGAAATCAGGGCTCTCCGCTACCAAATTAACCCTCACTTTCTCTATAACACACTGAATTCCATCCGATGGCTGGCCAGGCTGAACCGAACGACAGAGGTCGATCACACGATAACAACACTTGTACAGCTTCTCGAAGGGAGCTTAGCCCGCGACGGTGTTTTTATAAGGCTGGGAGAGGAGCTGGATCTGCTTACTAAATATATGATCATTCAAAATTACAGATATGATTATGAGATTCAGCTGGACATCAGCTGTCCGGATGAGCTTAGGGAAATACCGCTGCCGCGTATGCTGCTTCAGCCTATTGTAGAAAATGCTATTTTTCATGGTATTGCTCCAAAGGACAGTGGAGGCCGTATCGAGATTAAGGTTGCTTTGAACGAAAAGGATTTAACAATTCTCATTCGTGATGACGGTGTTGGGATGAGCAGTGATCGATTGGAGGAGCTGTTGAACCGGGACAGAGAACGATTTAACCAAGGGATGATGAATATCGGAGTCAGGCATGTGCATCAAACCATTCAATTGTATTACGGCGATAACTATGGCGTGCAAATGAGAAGCGGAATTGGGGCCGGAACCGAAGTGAAGATTACCTTATCCAGCCAAGGGGGAGATTTGGATGTGCAGGGTGCTGTTGGTTGA
- a CDS encoding MerR family transcriptional regulator, whose product MRGIDIAKKLNISTSALRHYESWGLVPKVEREKNGYRIYTVEHEAYFQCIRALLPGFGMELIKELMPLIIRGNKMEALWLVNQAQVKLHTEKETVQKTAEILELNELMEIPRFFDRNYFTIGDVAREANVSTSAIRHWEKEGLITPDRHKDSGFRIYNASDIRRVLIIRTVQKAAYSLNIVREVLADLEKYNIAQAKEITLKSLAYNDYALEEQVRGIAALQNLLDVVSIVHLRQGE is encoded by the coding sequence ATGAGAGGGATTGACATAGCCAAGAAATTGAACATTAGCACCAGTGCCTTAAGGCATTATGAATCCTGGGGGTTGGTTCCTAAGGTGGAAAGGGAGAAGAATGGATACCGAATTTATACCGTGGAGCATGAGGCCTATTTTCAATGTATCCGTGCGCTCTTGCCTGGATTTGGTATGGAATTGATTAAGGAGCTTATGCCACTTATTATAAGAGGGAACAAGATGGAGGCATTATGGCTGGTTAATCAAGCACAGGTAAAGCTACATACAGAGAAGGAAACTGTACAAAAAACGGCAGAAATACTTGAATTAAATGAGCTGATGGAAATTCCGCGTTTCTTTGATCGAAATTATTTTACAATTGGGGATGTAGCAAGAGAAGCAAATGTATCTACGTCTGCCATCCGACACTGGGAGAAGGAAGGGTTGATCACTCCAGATCGACACAAGGATAGTGGATTTCGTATTTACAATGCGTCTGATATCCGAAGAGTACTGATCATTCGAACTGTGCAAAAAGCCGCCTATTCATTGAACATTGTTCGTGAGGTATTAGCGGATCTTGAGAAGTATAACATTGCCCAGGCGAAAGAAATAACACTAAAGTCACTGGCCTACAATGATTACGCATTAGAAGAACAAGTACGTGGAATAGCAGCGTTACAGAATCTTCTCGATGTGGTGTCTATAGTACATTTAAGACAAGGAGAATAA
- a CDS encoding helix-turn-helix domain-containing protein — MAVLDTDGSNISLEQLKKRWYEVFPNSIFCTAYSHQCVIYLPEDTAKIPLLAEWIDTQRSLRDFSSSELNLTIGISRKHPPLHRIRSAWEEARTALAATFFTGPGKVLTAETMEKDYPADSANNQESILQFTDMIRSGLYSKGEEILENICRCWMSSNSKQRVITEAEGVLSLFVQQGAKHEIAAHIRQLDRLKQVHEVIVIVKQDYRDLVAALSTALSPEESIHERIVAQAVSYIETHFRKSISLQEVASHVSVSRNYFSEMFKRVTGHTFIDYLIHLRLGHAKHLLGSSSLKVYEVAEMSGFNDVKHFSKQFKKWVGISPAEYQGLYRK; from the coding sequence ATGGCTGTATTAGACACTGACGGCTCCAATATTTCGTTAGAACAGCTCAAGAAGCGATGGTATGAGGTGTTTCCGAATAGCATCTTCTGTACTGCTTATTCTCATCAATGTGTAATCTATTTGCCTGAGGATACGGCGAAGATCCCTTTACTGGCCGAGTGGATAGACACGCAGCGCAGCCTCCGGGATTTCTCAAGCTCAGAACTCAATTTGACTATTGGAATAAGCAGGAAGCATCCACCTTTACACCGGATTCGTTCTGCATGGGAAGAGGCGAGAACAGCGCTTGCCGCGACGTTTTTCACTGGACCAGGAAAGGTGCTGACTGCTGAAACAATGGAAAAGGATTACCCTGCAGATTCAGCAAATAACCAGGAATCGATATTGCAATTTACCGACATGATCCGCTCTGGCCTGTATAGCAAAGGAGAGGAAATCCTCGAGAATATATGCAGGTGCTGGATGAGCTCAAACAGCAAGCAGCGGGTAATCACAGAGGCGGAAGGAGTGTTAAGCCTGTTTGTTCAGCAGGGAGCAAAGCACGAAATTGCTGCTCACATCAGGCAGCTGGATCGGTTAAAGCAGGTTCATGAAGTGATCGTTATTGTCAAACAGGATTATCGTGATCTTGTCGCAGCGTTATCTACTGCTCTGTCTCCGGAAGAATCCATCCATGAACGAATTGTGGCCCAAGCAGTCAGTTATATAGAGACCCATTTCAGAAAAAGTATTTCACTTCAAGAAGTAGCAAGTCACGTATCCGTAAGCCGTAATTACTTTAGTGAGATGTTTAAACGCGTAACCGGGCATACCTTCATAGATTATTTGATTCATTTAAGGCTTGGGCATGCTAAACACCTGCTGGGAAGCTCCTCGCTCAAAGTGTATGAGGTAGCAGAAATGTCCGGTTTCAATGATGTAAAGCACTTCAGCAAACAATTTAAGAAATGGGTCGGCATATCTCCTGCTGAATATCAAGGGTTGTATCGCAAATGA
- a CDS encoding response regulator — MCRVLLVDDEKIARTGLRTVFDWKGHGYEVVGEAANGAKAMKWVESRDIDILITDIAMPVMDGLELTRAARELCPWVQVLLLSCHSDFKYVREGIRLGASDYILKPTLTESTLVPVLDQLRKKCTRKNKTFGY; from the coding sequence ATGTGCAGGGTGCTGTTGGTTGATGACGAGAAAATAGCAAGAACAGGACTAAGGACGGTCTTTGATTGGAAAGGGCATGGCTATGAAGTCGTAGGTGAAGCAGCTAACGGTGCTAAGGCGATGAAATGGGTCGAGAGCAGAGACATCGATATCCTCATTACGGACATTGCAATGCCGGTTATGGATGGGCTTGAGTTAACCCGTGCAGCCAGGGAGTTGTGTCCTTGGGTTCAAGTCCTGCTGTTGAGCTGCCATAGTGACTTTAAATACGTAAGGGAAGGAATCCGGCTAGGTGCCTCGGATTATATCTTGAAACCAACATTAACTGAAAGCACGTTAGTCCCTGTCCTTGATCAGCTGCGAAAAAAATGCACCAGGAAAAACAAAACCTTCGGATACTAA